The sequence below is a genomic window from Candidatus Cloacimonas sp..
CTCAAATGCAATTGACCCAAGGAATCAATTATATCATAAAATTCTACTATCGCGCGTCCAGTACTCTCCTGCCTGAAAAACTTGCTCTCTATTGGGGAAATGCGCCAACGGTGGATGCTTTGACCAATGAAATCTACAATAATGATAACATTACAACTACTACTTTCACACCTGCTGAAGTAATTGTAAATCCTTCTGCCAGTGGAATATATTATTTTGGTTTTAAGGGGTATAGTCAGCCCAATTCATTTTATCTTTACTTAGATACCATTTCTCTGGCAGTGTGGGAGGAAATTTTTACTCCACCGGCAAATCTTACGGCTACAATTGATGGTTTTAATGTTCATCTTGCTTGGAATGCTCCCGCGGTGTCAAGAGCTCTATTGGGCTATAAAATCTATCGTGATACGGCTTTGATAGCTACTGTATCTTCTCCTGATTCAACCAGTTATGATGATCTTGATCTGGCTTCAGGACTTTATAGCTATTGGGTAACCGCTTATTATACTACCGGTGAATCCACTCCTTCCAATACTGTTATGGCTGATGTGGCTCCTATTCTTCCTCCTCCCATAAATCTTACAGCAACGGTTATAGAAAGAGATGTAGCTTTGCATTGGAATAACCCGGAAGGTGATTGGATCACTTGGTCGGATATGACTACCGGAAATTCGGTGGGAACTAATTCCGCTATTGTTTTTGATGTTGCGCATAGATGGACGCACGAAGATCTTCTTCCCTATATGGGGCGCTCAATTTCGCGGGTAGAATTTATTCCTGCCTATGCTAATTGCGTATATACAATCAAGATCTGGACTGGTGGTTCCGCTACTAACGCTGGAACTTTAGTGCATTCACAAGTAGTGCAAAATCCAGTGATAAATGAATGGAACCGGGTATTTTTAACTGTCCGTGTCCCAATTCCTGACACTGGTGAACTTTATTATGGTTATGAATGCAACACGCAAGGTGGTTATCCTGCTGGGGCAGATCTGGGACCACAAATTGAAGGCAAAGGAAATATGATGTTCTTTCAGGGTTCTTGGCAAACCCTTACTCAAATTGCCCCCGCTTTAACTTATAATTGGTCAATTAGGGCTTTTATGCAATATCCCGTTGCCACCAAAAATATAGTTACTCAAAAAACACTCTCTCCCCGCTCTGAACGCAATGTAGTTGGGTATAAAGTTTATCGGAATGGAGTTTTACTTTCCACAATTAACAGCGAAGAGATTATTAATTATGTTGATGCTGGTTTGCCAAATGCCACTTATCTTTACAGCGTAACCTCTTTCTCTCCTGCCGGAGAATCTGAACCCGCCTTGGTAGAGGCAATTGTTAATTTCCAGTTGGCTGAAACAGTTTTTGAAGATGGTTTTGAGGATTATCCTGATTTTGCCACTACTTTTATTCCTTGGACACTGAGAGACATTGATCTATCCGCCACTTATGAAATTAATGGAATTGATTTTGCCGGCTCTGGAGACCCAATGGCTTATATTGTGTTTAATCCGTCTGCCACTACCCCTCCCCTAACAACCGTCAATCCTCATTCAGGTGCAAAAATGCTTGCTTCCTTTTCAGCAATGAGTTCTATAAATAATGACTGGATGATTGCTCCCAGAGTTCATTTGGGCACAAACAGCACTATTAAATTCTTTGCCAGATCACTTACCGATTCTACCGGTTTGGATAGATTCCGCGTTGGCGTTTGTTCTCTGGCAACTATCATTATTCCCGGTTTTATGTATGTAACTGGTCCTACTTATGTGGAAGCTCCCATTGTATGGAATGAATATGTATATGACCTTTCTCAGTATGACAATCAGAATGTTTATATTGGTATTCGTTGTGTGTCTTCTCAATCCGGCGCCTTTTTGGTAGATGATTTTAGCATTCATTCCGATGGCGGTTATGTTATCGTGAGTAATGATGATCCCTCTGCTCCCGCTTATATCAATGCTTTGAATGGTAACTATCCCAATCCTTTCAATCCGGAAACCACCATTCGTTTTTCCACTGCAGCCAAAGGTCCTGTTACTATTGATATCTATAATATAAAGGGACAATTGGTCAGGCATTTGGTTAAAGACAATTTGGATGCCGGAAATCACACTATCGTTTTCAACGGTAAAGACGATAACGACAATTCTGTTGCCAGCGGAATGTATTTTTATAAAATGCACACTGGAACATTTAGTGATACTCGTAAAATGATTATGCTGAAGTAAATATATTTTAAGCGAAGCTATTGAAACCGGAGTTTACCAAAGCTCCGGTTTTTTTATGGAAGATTGGCATCTTCCGACACCTATTGTAATAAAAAAACCCCCGCATTTTTACGGGGGTTTATTAATACTAAACTGACCAAGGTCAGCATAGTTTATTGCTATTGGTTAATGTCTGTTAGGATTTGCTCCCTCTGCATCAAAAGATACTTTACTGGCTTTTAAAGAACCTTGAGGAACGCTTCTGCCTTTGCTACCTGTCAGATTGGTAGAAGCAACTACCTTAAAGAACTTTTTAGCTTCAGTTCCAGTATATTCAAAGGAAGTGGTAGTAATGTTATCTGCCAAAAGAACCCAGTTAGTGGGAAATTCTGCATAAGGATCGTTTGACCCATAAACATCATAACTGGCTGCAGGGCTAAGTGCATTCCAGCTGATGACAGGATTTCCAGTAACAGCACTAATGTTGGCAGCTGTTTCAGGAATTAAAAGTTCACCACTTTGAACATAAGCATCAATACACCATTCACCAGTTAACCCTGTGAAATAATAGAAAGGCGTTCCCTGATTCATTATGTAAGCATAAGGGGTATAATCGTAGGTTTGATCCAGGGCGTAATAACTGCAGGAAGTCATATTCCCAAAAGCAATCCAGAAATAGGGTGTATCAATTTGTATGCCATAAGCACTCAGATCAAAAGTAGTCCAAGTTCTGGCAGTGGGGAAATTGATTGTGGAAGGTCCATACAAAACAGATATATTTCCTTCGGAATCTTCCCCATAAATATACAGGGTGGCATTTGTGGCAGTATAAGTAATACCAGAAACGGATAACAGCTGCAATGTCTGGAAAGTTCCATAAAGCGGATTTTCATAATAGACCATCGGTCCCCAAACGATAGATGTAGAACCGTTATATGAGGTTGGTCCGGTCATATCATAGTAAATCCACACAGGATCATTAATTTCAAAGCTGAATTGCTTAGTAGCGTAGTTATTATGGTCATCCCATGTCTCAAACTTATAAGTTACCTCATCTCCTACTGAAAAGACAGCAGGAATCTCACCTGTATAAGTATTTCCGGTCGTGGGAGGAGTCATAGCTATCGGTGCACTCCAAGTTGTTCCACTATTAGTTGAATAATAGAGATTTACACCCATTATAGGATTATTGAAAATAGCGTCATCGACTACATTAATGGTAACAGGGAAAGGAAGATCATCCCGCAAAGTATTAATAATGGGCAGATGATTGGAAAATACAGGCGGCAAAACATCGTCAGTATAGAAGTTTACAGTTACATCATCAATATACCAGGCATTGGCATCATAACCTGTATATTTGAAAGCAATGTAAATTATATTCCCGGCATAATCACTAAGATTTACTGTTTTCTGAGCCCAAGCAGTGGTGGTTAAATCATCCTGAGCCCAAATTTCTACCCAGTTGGGATTTGTAGGACTCGGATCTGTATTTACCAAAACGCCATTGTAAACAGTATAAGGTGCATAGGGATTACGACTCCAGAAAGTTAATGCTCCGGCTCCTGTGGAAGGTAATTGAATGGCAGGAGTAATCAACCAACCGTTTTGTCCCGGATCAGCTGTTTCAGCACTGAAATTATGACGCACACTATAAGAAGGTGAATGAGAATAAGTAGTAGTAGGACCGTAAATTGCCCAAGTAGTAGCATCGTTATCTACATTGCCAATAGTCCAACCCGTAGGCATAGCGCCAGAATGTTCAAAGTTCTCTGTCCAAGGGAAAGTATTTATGGCTGAAGCAATAATATGGAAGGTAAAGATTTCACTTAATGCTTCTTCCTGCCCTTCTACATAAGCACCAACTCTCCAATACCAGGTTTCCGACGGACTAAAAGTTACCAAATTGTTAGCTACAGGGTTATAGTAACTTACCGTAATTCCTTCCGCCGCATAAGTTGGATTGAAAGAACTCAATTCCAGATTTTCCAGTTCTGTATCCATATAAACATTATAGGACTCCGGAAGAGCACCTTGTGAATTAGCTGCCCAGTCCAGATCAAAACCTGTGAAGGGTAAATTTTGTTGCCCATTGGCAGGATAAACCAGATTGGGGGCAGCCGGAGCTGCAGTTACAGAGAAAATCTGGAAATTATCTATCTGTAAAGGAGTTCCAATCGGTGTATTATCATTGGATTGAAAATACCAACGGAAACGAACGGTGCTTCCCGAAAAGTTTGTTATATCACCTGTTACTCCTGTGTAACTTAAAATCATTGAAGCCCAGGTCTCAGGAGCACTGGAAAAGACATAATTGGAACCATTAGGATCAGCATAAGGATTGCTCATATAATACCAAGCACCATTATGATAGACCTCCCAACCGAAATAATCGACATCCGGAAAAACACCAGCATCATCATAGGAACCTTTCAACTGAAAGTCCGCAATTATCTGAGTTGCACCTGTGGGCAAAGTAATATCCGGGCTTTCCACATAATTCATCATATTGGGAACATAGGTTCCAGCATTGTTCATTGAAGACATAATATGAGTGGGTGAAGGAGCATTAGCATCAGTGGCAATATGCCAGAAATCACCTGCCGTAGGAACTAAACTGCTATAAGTCATATTATCTTCTTCACCAGTATTAGTGTATCCAGCCAGAGCGATATCATCCACCATCACTCCAAACAAGGCAGGTTCATCATCCGTGCAATAAGCAGGATCGGAAGCAAAGGCAAAACGAATTTTTACGCTCGCAGAGCCACTTACCAAATAGCTGGATAGATTTACGGTAACTGTAGTCCAGTCACGCACTCCACCCCAACCGGAAACTCCCATTCCTTCTCCATGCTCAGAACCAAAAGCATAAGAATTATTGAAATCATAAACCGGAGAAACAATGGCAGTGGTATCAGGAATTACAGTATAGGTAATACCGGAATTGGTAGATATACGAATATTAAAAGAATCCCAGCCATCATATCCACCGCTTGCTCCAGGAGGTTCTAAACCATGTTTCATCTTAAAAGTGAGAGTGCTATTACCAGTGGAAATAGGAATTACCGGTGTATCCAAAACAAGGTATTGATGGTTATGATATCCACCGTTTCCATTTTCATCTCCCATCCACCAGACATTTCCCTGAGTTCCTCCCGCATTATAAATATGCCACATATTAGGTGAGACAGCACCATCATAATGGGTCCAGCCAGTAGCTCCGGATTCAAAATCCTCGGTATAAAATATTTGCCGACTGGCATTTTTAGCTGCATTAATATTGACTTCATCAGCCACAGCAATAGTTCTACTTATTCCTGCCATTAAAGCACTTATAGCAAAAACCATTGCTAACAGGAATACGAATTTCTTCATAATTATCTCCAGAAATTTGTATTATTATAGTTTAGGATTGTTATCTAAACAAAGAGCCGATTATCCTCCTTTGGATCGTTTGAGAGATATTTAGCTCTCGTATTTGATTTTGACTGGATTAACCAAGTGGGTTTTATGCTGAATATAAATACATCGGTAGCAAGGATATAATGTGCGATGATTATTTCTAACATACCGGCATAAAAGTATTCAGACAGAAAACCATTATTAGAAGGAGAAGTATAATTTGAGGGATCAATAGTGGAAGAAATGTTTTTATAACTTGCCCCATACATTTTACAGTATGCTCTGAAAAATAAATTACCGGGACAAATTATAGATTTCACTGTCACCTCAGAATCATTTTTTTAGATCAGTGTAGCATCGTAAATATGTTTAAAGCCAAAAAAAGAAAACAAACCGGACCGTTAAAACCACTGATTCATATTACATATACAAAATAATTATTCTAATTAAAGATGTCAAGGTTTTTTTTTGCTTTTTAGTAAATTTTTTCTGTAGATTAAAGTAACTGACTGAGATATAAATGATTATGCCTTTTTACTTGAAGGAGAAGTTTAGATAGTATAGCTTCTTATGGCAAAATGAGTTTGCCCAAGCTCCGCAGTTTCGTAAAAAATATTACTCCCGTTTAGGTCTCACTGCCAATTTAGGTTTGGCAGTTTCAGCAAAATTATACGATAATAAAAAAAGGTTTCATTGAGATTTGTTTAGGTATCAGCTTTTTATAGAAAAAAGGGTTGTATTAGCATTCTTTGGCTGCATAATATTACTGTTTGAAGACATATTTACCCTTAATGCCTGTTTTCATTTGCATCGTTTGCAGCTTGCTGTTTTCGTCAAAATAAGCTTGCAGAAAAACGCCAGAAGCGCTGTTTATCATAAAGTCCTTTTTTTCGGTTTGATCTTGTTGGAAATAATAGTTCACTTTCCCTTCGGCAACGAAATTACGCAGTTGGTCATCCAGAAAATCCATTGTCACCATTTCTGCATCCACTTTATTTTTCTTATTGCCATAGCGTTCATCCGCAAAATCAATATGGCAGGAATCAATTAATTCTGCTTTTACCAGGGTTCTATCTTTCAAGAAGAGGTGAAATTCATTTGCCCGGGCGTCGGCAAAATCCGAGAAAAATTTTGGTTCACCGATAAAGACAGCTTTTTCATCGGTAAGGAAGTAGATCAAAAAATCGCTGGTTGACTGAAAATCGCCTCTATCCACTTTCACATTGAAGGTAGCGATCAATTTATTTTCCTCATCGTAAAATTCCATTTTTTCGGCTGAAACGGTTAGAGTATCTTGTCTGCCGGAAGATAAAATTGGCTCTTCCAACAGGATAGCATAACCTTTTCCTCTGTCCCATTGAGCATATCCGCAATTAACATTACCATTTTCCTGATAGTCATAACCGTGAACTTTATTCCAAGTAGTTAAGATATCATTTTTCTTATCATAAGTGGCATATTTACTTTTCAGCCAGCGATAGACGCCGTCTTTGGTTCTTTCCGTGGCAGTAATTCTGCCGCCCAAATTCATCAAATCTGGAATCCTATAATACGCTAATGTATCAGCTTCCAGTGTCAAACTGTCATTTTTAACGATTACATTTCCTGATAAGCGAGCTATTTTTTGTTTATCCAAAATTAGGGCATTGCGACAAAGAAATTCTGTATTTCCATAGAAGAAATGAACATTTCCGTTCAGCTCCAATGCCTCTTCATTTTCCATTTTTGTCATAAACAGTTTATCCGAATGCACCAAGCGGAATTTTTCTTCCGGTTGCGTTTTTGCCATTAAAGGAAACAGGAGACACAAAACCAGTAGGCAAATCAGAATTCTTTTTACCACTTAATTTCCTCTTTCTTAAAATACCCTTCCGCTGAAACAGCATCCATTTCTACATAGCTCAGTTTGCTGTTTGTTCTTAAGTTCTTCCCCAACATCACATTGCCACTTCGGGTAACGGTAACTTCCAAAGGAGCGGATATTTCATCCACAGTTCTATCCCATGCCATTTTTTGCGTAGCCAGAGTTCCATTGGGAGAAGTGAGTTTAGCATTGCCACTGGCAAATATATAATTTCGGGCTTCATCTACAATTGTGGTATCGGCTTTTATCACAGAGCTGATATTATTATTTTTATCAAAAGTGGTAAGGGTAACCTTATAGGCATAAAGCAAACGCCTGTCGTAAAACCTTTCAATTTTATCCGCTTCCAGAATATATTCATTGCGGTCGTTGTCCATCTGAGTAAGTTTTACTTGATAACTTGTTTCATCGGGTAAATCGCGGGGCAAAATTCCAGTTTGGGATTGCAAATCCACTTTTTGGCAAGCA
It includes:
- a CDS encoding choice-of-anchor J domain-containing protein — protein: MCKNKLSLVMLLFLLMAISSWATVSEYSFTSTLATFTEMTGGTIHGTNANDNECFMAIPIGFSFTYNEVSYTTISIASNGFIALGDTVVTSNTAISAATGTNNIVAGLNRDIKSRDTGSLMSLSSGTAPNRVFTIQWLHYRRSASATANDDFSFQIQLQENGNKVCFIYGAFTTVTSSTNAAIQVGLRGDTNADFNNRTTSTDWTATNAGTANNNFCTLSASVYPPNGLTFTFTPLVTGEPPAAAQNPVPANNATNVSIYTNLSWAPGGGVVEGYRIYLGTDNPPTNLVNGVILYPTAFNPADFTYNTVYYWQIVPYNNFGNAVNCPVWTFTTLADPTVSTFPWNENFDGLTAPALPPGWLTINANNDTHTWASNNEIAHTLPNSVRIRFNETIAMNDWLIMPQMQLTQGINYIIKFYYRASSTLLPEKLALYWGNAPTVDALTNEIYNNDNITTTTFTPAEVIVNPSASGIYYFGFKGYSQPNSFYLYLDTISLAVWEEIFTPPANLTATIDGFNVHLAWNAPAVSRALLGYKIYRDTALIATVSSPDSTSYDDLDLASGLYSYWVTAYYTTGESTPSNTVMADVAPILPPPINLTATVIERDVALHWNNPEGDWITWSDMTTGNSVGTNSAIVFDVAHRWTHEDLLPYMGRSISRVEFIPAYANCVYTIKIWTGGSATNAGTLVHSQVVQNPVINEWNRVFLTVRVPIPDTGELYYGYECNTQGGYPAGADLGPQIEGKGNMMFFQGSWQTLTQIAPALTYNWSIRAFMQYPVATKNIVTQKTLSPRSERNVVGYKVYRNGVLLSTINSEEIINYVDAGLPNATYLYSVTSFSPAGESEPALVEAIVNFQLAETVFEDGFEDYPDFATTFIPWTLRDIDLSATYEINGIDFAGSGDPMAYIVFNPSATTPPLTTVNPHSGAKMLASFSAMSSINNDWMIAPRVHLGTNSTIKFFARSLTDSTGLDRFRVGVCSLATIIIPGFMYVTGPTYVEAPIVWNEYVYDLSQYDNQNVYIGIRCVSSQSGAFLVDDFSIHSDGGYVIVSNDDPSAPAYINALNGNYPNPFNPETTIRFSTAAKGPVTIDIYNIKGQLVRHLVKDNLDAGNHTIVFNGKDDNDNSVASGMYFYKMHTGTFSDTRKMIMLK
- a CDS encoding choice-of-anchor J domain-containing protein; translated protein: MKKFVFLLAMVFAISALMAGISRTIAVADEVNINAAKNASRQIFYTEDFESGATGWTHYDGAVSPNMWHIYNAGGTQGNVWWMGDENGNGGYHNHQYLVLDTPVIPISTGNSTLTFKMKHGLEPPGASGGYDGWDSFNIRISTNSGITYTVIPDTTAIVSPVYDFNNSYAFGSEHGEGMGVSGWGGVRDWTTVTVNLSSYLVSGSASVKIRFAFASDPAYCTDDEPALFGVMVDDIALAGYTNTGEEDNMTYSSLVPTAGDFWHIATDANAPSPTHIMSSMNNAGTYVPNMMNYVESPDITLPTGATQIIADFQLKGSYDDAGVFPDVDYFGWEVYHNGAWYYMSNPYADPNGSNYVFSSAPETWASMILSYTGVTGDITNFSGSTVRFRWYFQSNDNTPIGTPLQIDNFQIFSVTAAPAAPNLVYPANGQQNLPFTGFDLDWAANSQGALPESYNVYMDTELENLELSSFNPTYAAEGITVSYYNPVANNLVTFSPSETWYWRVGAYVEGQEEALSEIFTFHIIASAINTFPWTENFEHSGAMPTGWTIGNVDNDATTWAIYGPTTTYSHSPSYSVRHNFSAETADPGQNGWLITPAIQLPSTGAGALTFWSRNPYAPYTVYNGVLVNTDPSPTNPNWVEIWAQDDLTTTAWAQKTVNLSDYAGNIIYIAFKYTGYDANAWYIDDVTVNFYTDDVLPPVFSNHLPIINTLRDDLPFPVTINVVDDAIFNNPIMGVNLYYSTNSGTTWSAPIAMTPPTTGNTYTGEIPAVFSVGDEVTYKFETWDDHNNYATKQFSFEINDPVWIYYDMTGPTSYNGSTSIVWGPMVYYENPLYGTFQTLQLLSVSGITYTATNATLYIYGEDSEGNISVLYGPSTINFPTARTWTTFDLSAYGIQIDTPYFWIAFGNMTSCSYYALDQTYDYTPYAYIMNQGTPFYYFTGLTGEWCIDAYVQSGELLIPETAANISAVTGNPVISWNALSPAASYDVYGSNDPYAEFPTNWVLLADNITTTSFEYTGTEAKKFFKVVASTNLTGSKGRSVPQGSLKASKVSFDAEGANPNRH
- a CDS encoding OstA-like protein; protein product: MVKRILICLLVLCLLFPLMAKTQPEEKFRLVHSDKLFMTKMENEEALELNGNVHFFYGNTEFLCRNALILDKQKIARLSGNVIVKNDSLTLEADTLAYYRIPDLMNLGGRITATERTKDGVYRWLKSKYATYDKKNDILTTWNKVHGYDYQENGNVNCGYAQWDRGKGYAILLEEPILSSGRQDTLTVSAEKMEFYDEENKLIATFNVKVDRGDFQSTSDFLIYFLTDEKAVFIGEPKFFSDFADARANEFHLFLKDRTLVKAELIDSCHIDFADERYGNKKNKVDAEMVTMDFLDDQLRNFVAEGKVNYYFQQDQTEKKDFMINSASGVFLQAYFDENSKLQTMQMKTGIKGKYVFKQ
- the lptC gene encoding LPS export ABC transporter periplasmic protein LptC; this translates as MKKRLYPIWIASVSIIILLSACQKVDLQSQTGILPRDLPDETSYQVKLTQMDNDRNEYILEADKIERFYDRRLLYAYKVTLTTFDKNNNISSVIKADTTIVDEARNYIFASGNAKLTSPNGTLATQKMAWDRTVDEISAPLEVTVTRSGNVMLGKNLRTNSKLSYVEMDAVSAEGYFKKEEIKW